Below is a window of 'Nostoc azollae' 0708 DNA.
AATGTCTGTTCTAATTCTGAGATTATTACCGCTACGTTCTGTTCTATGTTCTAAATTACTGTAAGCATCATCAAGAGAATCAGCCATGATGTTAAATATCTTCGCTATTCTCGCTAGTTCATCACTTCCCTGATCATCAACCTTGATTGTTACTCCAGGAATTAATCCAGTTTGATTCATGGGATTTAATGCAGGTTATTTATAAATATATTCAGGGATTTGTCCATTAAATAGTTCAAAAATACTGCGGGCAGCAAAAGCATTAGATTTAGCTTCAAAAATCATTTCTTTTGTATGTTTTTCCACCGCTAAAGTATATTACAAAATGTAAATTAGCCTGAAAACCTCTTCACCTTTGCCTATTGCCCTTTGGGTTCTCCAGCCGCACCCTGTGGGAAGGCGAAGCGCCTACATGGGGGAAACCACGCTACTTGCTTTATGCCGGGAAACCCTTCCACCGCAGTGGCTCCCCAAGACCGTGGTGGTTCACCTCTTGCCTTGTCATAACGACAATTTTTAACGCCCACTTACTTATTCGTTGAAGCAAAAAATAGGGAATAGAGCAGAAATAGGGTAGATCTATAGGTAATTTGTTCAACGAGCAAATAGGACTACTATATCAATGGCAATCAGATATAGCAACTGGCAAAGTAGTTGGGACATTAACTATAGTCCTAAAGCAAGGCTAACGCTAACCTATCAATATACCGTAGGTATTAATAAAAATCAGAAACAAAAAAATTCTTAACCCTGTTACTTGTTATTTGATTTTTCTAAGATAAACTAACAATTCCTGACCATTGTACTTTTTTCTCCTTTTCCCGACGGTAAGAAAAGAAATGCTCAGGAGTTTGATAAGTACAATAGGGTGTGATCGCAATTTGTTCTTCACTAATTCCCAATTGTTCCAACTGTAAAGCATTCACCCGACGTACATCTAAACGCACCTTTCCTGGTTCTGGATCTGCAAATAAAGGCGAATCAGGTAAACGATGTAAAGCATTAACTATTCTTTCTGAGTCATCATGTGGTATAATAGTCCTTCCAATTTCCGCAGCCACTTCCACGGGAACTTGGTAAACTTCTCCGGTTATTGCTGGACCCATTGCAATTCGCAAATTTTCCAGCTTGCTGCCTTGGGACTGCATTCTATTAATAGCTTGGGGGACAATCTTTGCTGCTGTACCCCGCCACCCTGCGTGTAAAGCTGCTACCTGACCGATTTCAACATCACCAATCAGCACAGGTGTACAATCAGCACTGGCTACCCAAATCGCTTGTAAAGGTCGCTCACTAATCAAACCATCTGCCAAAGCCAAATTATCATTACTATTTAGTAAATGCCTATCTACCTCCTGGGGAGTCAAAACAGTATTGCCATGCACCTGTTTTAAACGATAAGCTAAAGCCTCTGGTTGCAAAACCTTTGTCAACTCGTGCGGTAGACGTGGCCAAAATTGTTGTGTAAAAAATCCGTGGGGCCAAAGTTCTAAGAGATTACAAGTAAGGTAAGGTAGACCTTCCCAATTGTGCCAATGCCAAGTGTGCATCTTTCACCTAACCTCAACAAAAAATTGAAAACCGCCAATCAATGTTAACTTGAATAACCGCATTTAGGGGAACGGCTGTGGAATTTGATCAGCAACTCGTGGTAAATGTCCTCAAAGCAGGGCGAGAATATCCATATTTACCATTTTCTCTACATATTTTTGACAGCTTAACCTCAACTAATCAAACTGCGTGGAATCTACTTAACCAAGGAAAAAAACCAGGAACTGTCGTTATTGCCACCCAACAAACCGCAGGTAAGGGACAATGGGGAAGACAGTGGTTATCTCCTTCTGGTGGTCTATATCTGTCGGTGGCCATCACTCCTAAACTAGAAGCTACTGAGAGCTACCAATTAACCTTAGCCAGTGCTTGGGGAATTGCATCACAATTACGAAAGTGTAATGTGAGTGTAGGGATAAAATGGCCGAATGATTTAGTATTGGATGGCCACAAACTAGGTGGCATTTTAACTGAGACTAAAATCCACAAAGGACAAATTACCCAAGCAGTGATTGGTGTTGGTATTAACTGGGCTAACCCAGTACCCGAAACCGGCATCAATCTAGAATCGTGGCAAGATTCCCAGCATTTTCAGCCCATTCCTAACTTAGAAATGCTCACAGCCACAGTTTTACTAGGAATAGAATCCGGTCTAGAGTGTTTGAACATCGAAGGAATAGTCATACTGTTGTCTCGTTATATTGATTTACTGATAAACATGGGTGATGAAGTGTATGTGAATAATCTTTTACGAACTGTAGTCGGGGTATCACCCGAAGGAAATCTCCGCTTAAGAATGGCTGGATATGATTCGAAGGAACTGATCACACCAGAAATTTCTGTCGAACCAGGTACAATCAGTTTGGGCTACTGTAAATCTTCTGTTTAACTTTTTTAGACTTAATTACACACAACTGAGAGAACAAATGACGCAGCGCCATAAATCTGCCGATAACCGCTTAGATGATTTGCGGACTCAAGGTTTAATAAAGAGACGCTTTGCGTCTACATTATCAGCACAGAGCCTTGGTTGGTTGAGTAGTGTTAGCCTCCTTAGTGGTGGCCTTGTATTTGCTCAAACGGAATCATCAGTAGATAACATCGTTCCCACTATTGAGAATTCCCGGCCAATAGTTGTTAAAGATACAAGGAGAAAAGAGACTGCTGCTGAAGCTACACCATCAGAGCCAGATTTTGCTGAAAGACGAGTCAGACTCAAAAAGAAACTCCATCAGACACAAGTTTCCCAATCAGCAGAACCAGTCAGAACTTCCAAACCCAAAGTAGAGAATTCTGAACCTAAAGTCACGGAGAGAACGTCTGAACCCAAAGTGGAGAATTATGAATCTAAAGTCACGGAGAGAACGTCTGAACCCAAAGTTGAAACTCCGGCTAATTCAGTAGCTGAAAAACCCTCAGAAGTGGCTCAACCACCGAATAACTCCAACGATACTGGTAGCAGGACAACCGCAGGGAAAAACAAAGATTACAATAACGCCTTAGTTGACCCTACAGATTACAACAATACTCCAACTGCTAAGTATGAAGCTCCCAGTTCTGTAACAACTACAGAACGTGGTGGTGGTTGTCAAGCAGTTTTCTCACAAAAAGAAATTGCTGCTGGTGCTTGCGGTAAAAAACCTATTGATGGTCCCCGTGTGGCTGATTCTCCCAAGAAAACAGCACCCACTTGGATTCAAAAAAGCGAAACTGCTAGTTTGGAAAAAGCACCCAGATTCGAGAAAGTAGCGGCTGAGTCCAAATCAGCAACTCCCAGTGTGGTTAAGACTGTTGCTAGTGCTGTGAATAATAATACCAGTTGGCGTAATACCAACATTGGTTCTAGCAGTCATACAAAAACTGCATACCGCCCTAATCGGTTTATTCCTAATCCCAGCGAATTTTCACCGACTACAATAGTGAATGGGACACCTATCGCCCCCAGTTTTGGTACTTTACCACCACCAATGGCTGACGATAATGTGGCACCCCGTGTCAGCACTATTTCCTATGATTTTGCGCTGGCATCGATTTTACCACAAATACCTTATAGTAACACCTTAGGTTACCGTAGCGGGTCGGGAATGATGTTTCCTTTATCTTTTGCTGCACCCATTACTTCTGTATTTGGTTGGCGGGTTCATCCCATTACTGGGGATAGACGTTTCCACGCTGGTACAGACTTGGGTGCGCCCACAGGGACACCAATTTTGGCAGCGGCTAAAGGTCAAGTGGATACTGCTGACTGGATGGGTGGCTATGGTTTAGCAGTAACTATTAATCACAATTCTGCTCAACAAACCCTCTATGGTCATATGTCAGAAATCTTTGTCAGTCCTGGTCAGTCGGTAGAACCAGGAACTGTAATTGGCCGAGTCGGCAGCACTGGCAACTCTACAGGCCCTCACCTGCACTTTGAAGTCCGCCACCTGACCCAAAACGGTTGGGTTGCTGTTGACCCTGGTGTACAACTACAAGCTGGCCTCAGCAACACAAGCAAGATAGGGGTTAGGTGACAGGTGACAGGTGACAGGTGATAGTGAAAAAATTAGGGGAGCAGAGGAGATGGGGAGAATAATACTTTCTGCCTTTTGCCTTTTGCCTGTTCCCTGTTCTCTATTCCCTGTTCCCTGTTCTCTATTCCCTGTTCCCTGTTCTCTACAAATACCCGTGTTCTGTTAAGAATGCGGGTGTAATTACATCCAATTCAGCTTGATCTGGATCTTGATTGTGTTGGTTGCGGGGATAAACGAATTTTTCGACATATTTACCCAAGATATCTGCTTCTAAGTTCACCCAACTACCAGGGACTAAATGGCTGAGATTTGTCTCGGAGTATGTGAGGGGAATGACTGCTGTTGTAAACTGGGAGTGTTCGTGTTGATATCTGGCTACAGTGAGGCTAATACCATTGATGGCGATGCTACCTTTAGGGACGATATAGCGAGCGATCGCATCCGGTGCAGCAAAGGTCATTTCCCAAGAAGTAGCAGTTTGTGATGCTGAGATTAATTGACCAATCCCATCTACATGACCCATAACAAAATGGCCGCCGACTTTTCCACCCACTCGCAGCGACGTTTCTAGGTTGACATATCTGGCTTGGATTTCTTCTCTACCCAAAGTTGTACGACGCTGGGTTTCTGGCGAAGCGGTGGCGATAAAGCCATCTTTTAAAATTTCTTCGACTGTTAAACATACCCCATCTACCGCTACACTGTCACCATAAGTTAAATCTTGCATAATTGCATCCGAATGGCTGATAAAATTTATCAGCCAAGAATCCTTCGATAAGGGTTTGATTGTTCCTAATCCTTGAATTAATCCTGTAAACACGGTTTTTCTGCCAAGGTAACTCTATTTATTGCTTAATTTTGGCTGAAATTAACTGAGTAATTACGACCAAAAATGTAAAACTTTTGCAGATAATTTATAACCTGTTTTTTTTTGGTAGATGAACAGTCACACATTCGCATCAATCTCAAGGCATACTTGGGTAAGATGCTTATTATATTGGGAGAGCAATTTCAGTAGATGATAAAGTTATATGTTCCGCTAAGGTTTGGAGTATAGTCTATGGGGAATAGTCAGCTTTTCTGATTGACACTCAAAAGTTATTTAGACAGAGCAAAGTGAATCTTTGATCACAAAAGATTCACTATTTACCTAAATATCTTTTGATAAAGCCGAAAAACTTAAAAGTGTCTTTCTTAACCCCTATTCCCAGTCTTCACCGAAAACTTTTCTATTTAGTGAATTTGACATAATCTGGTGTTCACTACAAGTTCGGAGTTTAATAGAAGCAATTATAGAGAAGAAAAGCCCTATGTTTACTTCTGTCCCAAATAAACCTTTTCAAAGGTATTATTTACCACATAGCACTCAAGCGATTAAAGGATTTTTGAGGGTTAGCCAATGATTGAAATGAAAGTCGCTGGTATAGCATTAGATGCCATAACCCGCAGTCCGATTGTACTCCTGAAAGATAGTTCAGATCGTAGGGCTTTACCAATTTATATAGGTCAGGAACAAGCGAGAGCTATTATGGGTGCTATGGAGCATCAAAAACCTCCTAGACCTTTAACCCATGACCTGATGGTGAATATCTTGGAAGCGTGGAATATGACCTTAGAAAAGGTGATTATTCATTCTTTGCAAAAGGATACATTTTACGCAGCTTTGATTGTTCAGCATGGCGAAGTAAAAAAAGAAATTGATTCTCGTCCTAGTGATGCGATCGCTATTGCTTTGCGTACAAATACCCCTATTTGGGTGATGGAAGAAGTAGTAGCCGATGCCTCTATACCCGTTGATCGTGATGCTGATGAAGCTGAACAACAAGCCTTCCGCGAATTTATTTCTAATCTTCGTCCTCAAGACTTGATCAAGCGATTTGGTAATGGTGACGGTTAAGAAAAAAGAAGAGGGTGTGGGGTGTAGGGTGTAGAGAGGTGGGGAAGATGAGGAAGATTGGGGAGATGAGGAAGATTGGGGAGAATAATTTTCTATCTGTTACCTATCACCTGTCACCTGTCACCTGTCACCTATTCCCTATTCTCTATTCTCTGTTCTCTGTTCTCTGTTCTCTGTTCTCTGTTCTCTGTTCTCTGTTCTCTGTTCTCTGTTCTCTGTTCTCTGTTCTCTGTTCTCTGACTTTATGCAATATCGACGTTTTGGTAAAACTAATTTACAGTTCTCGGTTTTTTCTCTAGGAACAATGCGTTATTTAGCTAACGCGGAAAATGCCCATAGAACTATTGAAAAAGCTTTATCTTTAGGTATTAATCACGTAGAAACAGCTAGAGGTTATGGAAAAAGTGAAGAGTATTTAGGTGCAGCAATAAAACGTGGTTTATCAGTACCGCGAAATCAGTTATATATCACCACCAAAATTCCCCCCTGTGCTAATGCTGACACCATGCGTCAATGTATTGATGAGTCATTAAACCGGTTAAATTTAGATTATCTCGATTGTTTGGCTATTCATGGTTTAAATACTAGAGAACATTTAGAATGGGTACAATCCAAAAACGGCTGTATGCAAGCTGTAAAAGAAGCAGTAAATGATAGCAGAGTCAAACATATTGGTTTTTCTACACATGGTGGTTTAGATATAATTTTGGCAGCAATCAATACAGATTTATTTGAATTTATCAATCTACATTATTATTATTTTCTCCAACGAAATACTTCAGCTATTCAAGCAGTAATTGAAAAAGATATGGGTGTGTTTATTATTTCTCCTGCTGATAAGGGAGGAAGACTTTATACACCACCAGGAACTTTAAAAGAACTCTGTCAGCCATTTACACCTTTAGAATTAAATTATCGGTTTTTGTTGAGTGATAACCGCATTACAACCTTGAGTTTAGGTGCTGCAACTCCAGAAGAATTAATTGCACCTTTAGAAGTTGCTGATGATGTTGGTGAATTAACAGCAGCAGAAATTAGTGTTTTTGAAAAATTAGAAAATCAGCAAAATCAGGTTTTAGGAACTGATAAATGTAGTCAGTGCTATGCTTGTTTACCTTGTCCTGAGAATATCAATATTCCTGAAGTTTTAAGATTAAGAAATTTAGCTGTAGCTTATGATATGAACGATTATGGCAAATATCGTTATGGAATGTTTGAAAATGCTGGTCATTGGTTTCCAGGAATGAAGGGAAATCGTTGTATAGAATGCGGTGAATGTTTACCTAAATGTCCTGGTAGTTTAGATATTCCGGCTTTGTTAGCAGATACCCATGAAAGATTAAATGGGAAAGCTGGGAGAAGATTGTGGGGTTAATATAGCAGGAGTTAGCAATCAGCAATGAGCAGTAAAAGCAGGGTAAGTATGGCGTTGTTAGTCAATTTCTGCAAATGTTTCTGTTAAATCAGGTTGATTTTCCCATATACCATAAATTTATTTAATTTAGCTAATTTTTCCTCTGCTGTTAAAGATAATTGTGGTTCGGAAATTTGCTTCCTAATAAAATCTAAATCTAATACTATTTCTGTTCCATCTCGAATGTTATTAATTTATTCTAGGATTTCAATGTAATGTTTTGACCACGTTTTATACCTCTAACTTTCATGTTTGACTTTCCTATATCTTTGGAAATTCGTTAAACCATTATTATAACACTTTTATATTCGGTGTTTTTTAACTGGGGAATTTATAATTGCCGTAAATTCTCTATTGCTATTTATGTATATCAATTGAGAGCTTGATAAGCAAGATCGAGAAAATAAACAATATTTTGGCTGTAGTGACATAGAAATTAAAATTATTGTTGTAATGTTAGCTTTTGATTTAAAACACAACATAATTGGTCGATAAATTCATTTATAAATAACATGATTCAATAAAAAGGAGCAAGGTTTAAAAAGTTTAAACCTTGCTCCTAGTTTGATTTGCATTATCAGCTTTATGTTTACTCATATCTTGCACCTCTCAGTACAAACCCGGGCAATGTCAAAAGATACGCGATAAAGCTACCTGATTTTGATTGGTTTCCATCGATAAATTAAGGATTTTGAAATTATACGCTGTAATTAAATTACATCAATTTCTGTTGGTATCAGATGCAAATTTTACAAGATATTCCTCTATCAATAACTCGGGTTTTAACGAAGAAGTAGACAGTAGGTTCTCACATCTAATAACAAGTGCATCGTCAGAAACATTTGATTCGCATAGTTTTTTTAGTAAAAGTCTAGTATCAGTAATAAGCTGATTTAACTGATCTTGTGTTAATGCTTTAGAACCATCATTAGTGACTATGGCTTTGGTTATATTAATGTTCTGATGACCCGAGACAGCTATATATTTGTAATTTGGATACTCTTTCTTAAACCATTCTACAGATGTTAATAATTGACCATAATTATCCTTATTTAAAGGATTTTTCGGGTGTTTACGACTTTTGGCTTCGATAACTAATCCTAAATTTTCGTTGAGTAACCAAAGAAGATCAGGTCCAATACCATAAATATTCTCTGGTCTTTGTGACACAAAAACCAACATAGTGCCAAGTCTTTCTAGTGCTTGCTTAAATTGATTAGCAGATGCTTGTGGAACTAAATGCGAAACCTCTTGATTAAACCATCGAGTATAACCACGTCTGAGGCTTTTGTAAGTAATAATTTGACTAACAATTTCTTCAGCTTGCTTACCTAGTTGTGTCAGTTGGACGTATGAGGGAATAATTTTAGGACGTAATAAACTAGGATTATCTGGATACCCTTGCTTTTGATATTTTTGAGATAAATCAGTTCTTTCCCAAGAATGTGCAGCACGAGCAGCTAATTATTTTAACCAGCCTCTACTTGTTAGGTCAACTTTTTCTGTGTTCTCCCAGTAATCTTCTAACTTAGATATTGCTTTATCAAAATAACCAGTACGCATTAACTGGAATCCTTTTCTTTCGGTTTTAGCTTGAGTCAATGAGCTTTGTTCTTGTTCAATAGATTCTGTAAGAATGGCTGAAGATTTTGCATGATACTCAATGCAATCTGTATCACGAGTTAAGCAATTCATTATTAAGCACTTCATTATAGTTTCATGCAACTCTTTGTTATCAGATATACTTTTACTAATTTCTTGTCCCATTTGAAACTGAGCGCGTGTACTTTTAGTCAAGAATTGTTCATAACGCCCTAGCCATGCGGCCATATCATTGCCCGTCACAATTACTACACAATAGTCACCTGCTCCTCACGCACCTCGTCCCATACATTGCTCAATAGGTTGAGCTAAAGCACTACTAAATTCAGAACCACCTGCAAATGTATTTGCTCTATGTTGCTCATATTCACTGCTACCAAAAGGCAATCCTGAGATAATCAATAGTCTACAGCTAGAATCAGGAAGGTCTATTCCATCGTAACGATTAGAAAATACAAATAGACCTCGTGATTTACCATCCTGAAGTTCCTTAACATAATCAGTGTTATCAGCAAATGTTGCCACATTTTGCCATAAATTATCAGTTTCCTTAGATGGTGTCAGAATTACAGTTCCTTCTTTTTGTTCATCAGCCATCCATTTAGCTATATTCTAGAGAATATGCTGTATATTATCCATAGGAAACATCAATTCTGGAGCGAGAATCATTCGTTCACTCACACCAGCTCATGAGTTGGATGTAATAGGCTTGGCCACTGAATTATAATCAGAATCAAATGTACGAATGATAGCACTATCATCACTGATCTTAGCCAAGGGTTTTTCCACCCCCTGTATGTAACTTTATTACAAGATCGCGCTCTTTTTTCCGATTAAACCATTCTTTTAATACCTGGTCTTGGCTGGTGTAAAGGTCATTTATACCTGGTGGCTTTGGTAAGGGTCGGAAAATTTCGGTTGGTTCTATAACAACTTGCTGATTTTAGGATTCTAGCAGTTTCTTAAAATCTACCATTTAAGCTCAAGCCTCCATATCAACTCTATACCTTACTTGCATATGTATCATAGTGTAGCTAATTTAAGACAGTAGACCTGTTGCAAAATTGTTTATGTGGTATGATAGGGAATTTTAGATTTTATGTATTTTTGGTGTTCTTTGCGATCACTAATTCAAACATAACCGTGTAACTCTAACTTTTGGCTAAAACAAAGATAAGCCCCTATTATAACAAAAAATTAATTTTGCAAGAGGTCTAATATAGGTAGGATGCTGGGAGTATAAGTATATAGTTTATATTTCCTATGCGCTCTCCCGGTCTCTGCGGTTCGTTATTAAAACTCATCCCAAACTCAAAACACCAGCTTGAAAATTCACCACCAAAGGGAAAAACTCCAACCACTCTGAACCCAATAAAATCTCCGTCAACTCATCCCCAGCATACACAGGAATTTCATACTTCTGAGTATCCAATATCACCTTAGCGAAATATCTTTTAAAGGTAATTTCACCCTGAGTAGTTCACAGAGTTTCTTTGTCTATATAATCCCATTGGAGACTATCTAAATCTTGTGTATTAAACGCTATAAAACCTGTGAAACCCGGATCAAAAAGGGCATCTATAGGTAAGTTCAAACTATCAGCA
It encodes the following:
- a CDS encoding riboflavin synthase, whose translation is MFTGLIQGLGTIKPLSKDSWLINFISHSDAIMQDLTYGDSVAVDGVCLTVEEILKDGFIATASPETQRRTTLGREEIQARYVNLETSLRVGGKVGGHFVMGHVDGIGQLISASQTATSWEMTFAAPDAIARYIVPKGSIAINGISLTVARYQHEHSQFTTAVIPLTYSETNLSHLVPGSWVNLEADILGKYVEKFVYPRNQHNQDPDQAELDVITPAFLTEHGYL
- the pgeF gene encoding peptidoglycan editing factor PgeF: MHTWHWHNWEGLPYLTCNLLELWPHGFFTQQFWPRLPHELTKVLQPEALAYRLKQVHGNTVLTPQEVDRHLLNSNDNLALADGLISERPLQAIWVASADCTPVLIGDVEIGQVAALHAGWRGTAAKIVPQAINRMQSQGSKLENLRIAMGPAITGEVYQVPVEVAAEIGRTIIPHDDSERIVNALHRLPDSPLFADPEPGKVRLDVRRVNALQLEQLGISEEQIAITPYCTYQTPEHFFSYRREKEKKVQWSGIVSLS
- a CDS encoding biotin--[acetyl-CoA-carboxylase] ligase, which produces MEFDQQLVVNVLKAGREYPYLPFSLHIFDSLTSTNQTAWNLLNQGKKPGTVVIATQQTAGKGQWGRQWLSPSGGLYLSVAITPKLEATESYQLTLASAWGIASQLRKCNVSVGIKWPNDLVLDGHKLGGILTETKIHKGQITQAVIGVGINWANPVPETGINLESWQDSQHFQPIPNLEMLTATVLLGIESGLECLNIEGIVILLSRYIDLLINMGDEVYVNNLLRTVVGVSPEGNLRLRMAGYDSKELITPEISVEPGTISLGYCKSSV
- a CDS encoding aldo/keto reductase; translated protein: MQYRRFGKTNLQFSVFSLGTMRYLANAENAHRTIEKALSLGINHVETARGYGKSEEYLGAAIKRGLSVPRNQLYITTKIPPCANADTMRQCIDESLNRLNLDYLDCLAIHGLNTREHLEWVQSKNGCMQAVKEAVNDSRVKHIGFSTHGGLDIILAAINTDLFEFINLHYYYFLQRNTSAIQAVIEKDMGVFIISPADKGGRLYTPPGTLKELCQPFTPLELNYRFLLSDNRITTLSLGAATPEELIAPLEVADDVGELTAAEISVFEKLENQQNQVLGTDKCSQCYACLPCPENINIPEVLRLRNLAVAYDMNDYGKYRYGMFENAGHWFPGMKGNRCIECGECLPKCPGSLDIPALLADTHERLNGKAGRRLWG
- a CDS encoding bifunctional nuclease family protein, which translates into the protein MIEMKVAGIALDAITRSPIVLLKDSSDRRALPIYIGQEQARAIMGAMEHQKPPRPLTHDLMVNILEAWNMTLEKVIIHSLQKDTFYAALIVQHGEVKKEIDSRPSDAIAIALRTNTPIWVMEEVVADASIPVDRDADEAEQQAFREFISNLRPQDLIKRFGNGDG
- a CDS encoding helicase C-terminal domain-containing protein, which produces MADEQKEGTVILTPSKETDNLWQNVATFADNTDYVKELQDGKSRGLFVFSNRYDGIDLPDSSCRLLIISGLPFGSSEYEQHRANTFAGGSEFSSALAQPIEQCMGRGA
- a CDS encoding M23 family metallopeptidase; the protein is MTQRHKSADNRLDDLRTQGLIKRRFASTLSAQSLGWLSSVSLLSGGLVFAQTESSVDNIVPTIENSRPIVVKDTRRKETAAEATPSEPDFAERRVRLKKKLHQTQVSQSAEPVRTSKPKVENSEPKVTERTSEPKVENYESKVTERTSEPKVETPANSVAEKPSEVAQPPNNSNDTGSRTTAGKNKDYNNALVDPTDYNNTPTAKYEAPSSVTTTERGGGCQAVFSQKEIAAGACGKKPIDGPRVADSPKKTAPTWIQKSETASLEKAPRFEKVAAESKSATPSVVKTVASAVNNNTSWRNTNIGSSSHTKTAYRPNRFIPNPSEFSPTTIVNGTPIAPSFGTLPPPMADDNVAPRVSTISYDFALASILPQIPYSNTLGYRSGSGMMFPLSFAAPITSVFGWRVHPITGDRRFHAGTDLGAPTGTPILAAAKGQVDTADWMGGYGLAVTINHNSAQQTLYGHMSEIFVSPGQSVEPGTVIGRVGSTGNSTGPHLHFEVRHLTQNGWVAVDPGVQLQAGLSNTSKIGVR